The sequence below is a genomic window from Lolium perenne isolate Kyuss_39 chromosome 4, Kyuss_2.0, whole genome shotgun sequence.
gtgcctTCCATAGCTTGAGTGGCACAGGGTACTTCTTGCGCCTGCCAGCGCCAAAGAGTGGAAGCTCTTCCGTGACCAGGATGTGGGCATGGCGGCATCGGCGGTGGGAGTGTCAGACACGGCATCCCATCTGGGAGACCCATTAGTGTGGAGCACGAGGCTGCCTCCGTGGTGGAGGAAGTAGAAACAGCGGAGTAGCGTGCACTCGACTCGCTGGCTCGTGAGGATGAGGCCACGCGTCGGGAAGGTAGTTTTGGTCCGTGGTCCGTGGAGAATTTCCTAGGCCGTGCGTATTTTCTTGCCTCAGGCTGTTGGGAGTCATGCGTAGTGGGTCACTGTTGGTTGCTGGTTTTGTTTTCCTTCCTACTGTTTCTCGCGATGGGTTTTCCGTACCCTTTTTTCTGGCGCTGGATGTGCGGGGATTGCAGGCGGGGTAGGAAGGAGGAGAGTGATGTACAGGCCAAGTGCCTCTTTATAATATTAGAGATACTTTTTTTCATCATGTTGAAGAATTTGGCAAAAAGGACTACCTCCACGAGTGaattgtcaaaaaggaccacctccgAGTGAaattgacaaaaaggaccacctacgCCGTGGTGGCAAGCTCGCCAAGCGACACGTGGCACCTGCCGCCACAGACTGTGGCGGCAAGCTCCCCCAAGCGACACGTGGCACCTGCCTCCACTGGCTGTGGCGGCATCTACTGTTCACCCACAGCCTGTGAATAGTGTCTGCCGCCACGGGTGGTGGCGGCAGGTGCCACGTGTCGCATGTCGGTGCGTGAACAGTACAGGCCGCCACAGACTGTGGCGGCAGGTGCCACGTGTCGCTTGGGGGAGCTTGCCGCCACGACACAAGTGGTCTTTTTTGTCAATTTCATTCGGAGATGATCCTTTTAAAAAATTCACTCGTGGAGGTGGTCATTTTTGCCAAAAATTCGATCCACATCTTTTTAACGTTCTGGTCCCTGGGGAGCTGCCGGAGATATGCAGGCTATTTTTGTTCTATTCTAGATTATGCATTACCTTATTGTCAATTGCCTGGGTAATTGTCATGGATCTGTCATATTCCTGCCTTTGAGTTTATGTTAATTCTGAGAGAGCACTTATCCTTTAACTTGTGTAGTTGTACAGGTTCTGTTTTCATGCATAGTTTTCTCGTAAAATTGCATCAGCCATTCATTATAGTGAGAACTGCACTGTTTGCGCATTTTATTTTGCTGGTAGTCTTCCACGATCAGACGATTAAGATGTTTGAGAGTTGCAATATTCATAATCTGTTCTTGGACACTTCTCTTATATTATTATTGCAAGTTGTAACCTGTAATTCTTAGCCCATTTCCTTTTTTATGTTGAAGGACTTCTTCAGATTATTGCGGATGTTGCTTGCTCAGTTAAATAAAATGTGCTTTTATATACTTATTATGTCCTCGAGTATGAAATTAGTAACTCGAACTGTATTTTATAAGTATGAGTTTGATGGTTGTTGTTTTATGCTATTTCAAATGCAGAGGAGCACTAAACGGTTGTTTCTATATGATGTATGATGTGGTTACCATATAGTTTCACAGACAACTGTTTTTGTTCTAATTATGCATATAACTCTTTATTAGAATGTGACATGATTGCTTGTGATCATTGCTTGTAAGGGTTTCATGCGAACTTAAACAATGATACTGACATATGCCAATATTTGTATTTTCGTTGGTCAGTATCGTCATCATTCTTGACTGTCTGAGTAACATTTTTGTTTCTTCTGAACTTCAGGATGCACAGGAAGCTGCACAGAAAGCTGAAGCAGCCCAGAAACGAGCCGCAGATATAGCTTCAGGAGCAGTGCAAATGAATGGCCGAGAGCTGTTTCAGCATGAACCCTGGGTGTTTGACAACAACATTTACTGAGATGACCAAATTTCTGTAAACTAAAAAAAGAACATGTATGCTGTGGTCACAGTGAAATCCTCCAAAAGTGTTTTGCATATGCCTCTAGAACTTTCTTTTATGGAATCTGTACGATGCTCTAAAGCAGATAAATGCAGACAAAAATAGTACCCACAATCTTTCATCATACTGTATCTCACATGTTTCGGTTGTTTTGTACAATTGTTTACTGTGCATGTGTATGAATGCACCCTCAGTCCCTCACTTGTTATCAACTTGTTAGGCCAACATCGCCCTCTCCGAACAAGAAAGAGCCAACGTCGGGAACGAGTCATCGCATCACCATGTGTCGGCGTTGGCAAATAGCACTGTACATCAGTGCATGCGTAGCAGAGGAATGCACTTCTAGACAAGGTGCGTGAAAAAACAAGCTTCTTGTACGGCTGTATCTGATCTGAGTACTGCCACCCATCGCTGTATCTCATCTGAATACTGCCACCCCATCCCTATTTGCCCTCTCCGCCGCTGCTTGACCTTGAGTCAGTTGGCGGCCGGCCTACATAAATTCAGGCGATACTAGCTATGCTGCTGATATACACACTATCATTTCTTTTCTttatagaaaattcaaaacacactaTCTATTCTGCTAGCTTTCTGCCAGGTCCTTCCCATGGCGATGTGCGCAACAAGTATGAAAGAGGTATGTAGGGCTCAACTCAATCCTGGCCATCTTTACAGCTTGTTAATATTTCGATAGATTGGCATTTTGGCTCCCTAATTCTTCCAGTTCCATGTTTAAGCCGATTTATACACGTTGTACTCTTGTGTTATTAATATTTTATATGCAAACCAAAAGGATTCAAATGGGATATTAAAAATATTGTGATTATTCCCTCAAAAAAATTGTGATTATCATAAAACCCATTAATCCCATTTGCTCATCTACTAGAGGAGATGTTTTATGATCAAATGATCTCCAATAGAGTAGAAGCAACACAGTTGGGATATGTTTAGGCTATAAATCGATGCATATCCATTTTTGGATAAAAATAATATATTAATGTCAACACAATACCTTGTTGAGAAATGAAGGATGCACACAATGACACTAATTGACCCCTTAAATTCCAGGGAAATCGAAAGTCCACATGTGGCGCTTAATAGAGAATGGGCTAGCAGTGGGAACTGAACTCAGTCATAGGAAGATAAAAGACGGCGTTGTCTGTCTCGCGTGCGGCAGAACTGAGAGTTTAGTTCATCGCTTCTGGACGTGTCCTCATTCAGCGCAAGCTTGGTCTCTCTTATCTGATTTAACAGGGATCTCTTGGTCTGCACCTCCTAAGAAACTAGTGTGTCATGCAGAATTGAAGGGCTGGCTCCTCGACTGGATTGGCAAGGGCTCGGCTGATCAGATTGAGTGGATGTTCACCATGATCTACAACTTGTGGCAGGCAAGAAATGATGCTAGGGAGACTAAGCAAATGCAGGACCCAAAGACAATCGTCTTGAGAACAGCGACAGCATTGGAAGAGTGGCGTGGCCTTATGGTTAAGCCACTATCTGTGCCAAGTGCGGTCA
It includes:
- the LOC127332317 gene encoding uncharacterized protein, whose translation is MGAEDEGSQPPARAAAQPATAGAAPPITPSQFLSWKQRKDAQEAAQKAEAAQKRAADIASGAVQMNGRELFQHEPWVFDNNIY